Proteins encoded within one genomic window of Mesobacillus subterraneus:
- the ahrC gene encoding transcriptional regulator AhrC/ArgR — MNKGQRHIKIRELIASKDIETQDELVDRLKAAGFNVTQATVSRDIKELHLVKVPLIDGRYKYSLPADQRFNPLQKLKRSLMDAFIRIDQAGHLLVMKTLPGNANAIGALIDNLDWEDILGTICGDDTILIICRTPEDTEQVTNRFLDML; from the coding sequence ATGAATAAAGGACAGCGACATATAAAAATCCGTGAATTAATCGCAAGTAAAGATATCGAGACGCAGGATGAACTCGTCGATCGGTTGAAAGCTGCTGGTTTTAACGTAACCCAGGCGACCGTTTCACGTGACATTAAGGAGCTTCATCTTGTAAAAGTTCCTTTGATTGACGGCAGGTACAAGTACAGTCTTCCTGCAGATCAGCGTTTCAACCCATTGCAAAAATTAAAAAGGTCTTTAATGGATGCTTTTATCCGGATTGACCAGGCAGGCCATCTTTTAGTAATGAAAACTCTGCCAGGCAATGCGAATGCCATCGGAGCATTGATTGATAATCTCGATTGGGAAGATATTCTTGGCACGATTTGTGGAGACGATACCATCTTAATTATTTGCCGTACTCCAGAGGATACGGAGCAAGTTACAAATCGTTTTCTCGATATGCTGTAA
- a CDS encoding glycerophosphodiester phosphodiesterase gives MTLILAHRGYAAEYPENTLLAFKEAEKAGAEGLELDVQMTKDGELVVIHDEKVDRTTDGSGLVKEYNYEDLRKLDARYKFKELTKKEQIPTLNEVLEWISATKMVCNIELKNSIIPYEGMEEKVINMVRTFGLSDRIIISSFNHYSIVHSYLLAPEIEIAPLLSEGLYMPWIYAQSIKAKGFHPHWRAAPDQIVKASLESGIEVRPYTVNKESELERLFKVNCSALITDDPAKAKRIRKKINRA, from the coding sequence ATGACTCTTATTTTAGCACATCGCGGCTATGCAGCAGAATATCCTGAAAACACTTTGCTGGCATTTAAAGAAGCTGAAAAAGCAGGTGCTGAAGGTCTGGAGCTCGATGTCCAGATGACAAAAGACGGTGAGCTAGTCGTGATTCATGATGAAAAGGTTGATCGGACGACAGATGGCTCTGGACTGGTAAAGGAATACAATTATGAGGATTTAAGAAAGTTGGATGCCCGTTATAAATTCAAGGAATTAACAAAAAAAGAACAAATTCCTACCTTGAATGAAGTTCTCGAATGGATATCGGCAACCAAAATGGTCTGCAATATTGAGTTAAAAAACAGCATCATCCCTTATGAGGGGATGGAAGAAAAGGTCATAAATATGGTTAGGACCTTTGGCTTATCAGACAGGATTATCATTTCCTCTTTCAATCATTACAGCATTGTCCACAGTTATTTGCTGGCACCAGAGATTGAAATAGCCCCTTTGCTTTCTGAAGGCTTATACATGCCATGGATATATGCACAGTCGATAAAAGCTAAAGGATTTCACCCGCACTGGCGGGCTGCGCCAGATCAAATTGTCAAGGCTTCGCTAGAAAGCGGGATTGAAGTGAGACCATATACAGTGAATAAAGAGTCAGAGCTGGAAAGGCTATTCAAGGTTAATTGCAGTGCACTTATAACAGATGACCCTGCAAAGGCAAAGAGAATAAGGAAAAAAATAAACAGGGCCTGA
- a CDS encoding YycC family protein, with the protein MRPLHISAETAVKLSEKLGVPIEQIMHMPQHILIQKLTELEKEKEK; encoded by the coding sequence ATGAGGCCATTACATATTTCTGCTGAGACTGCTGTTAAACTATCCGAAAAACTCGGAGTACCTATTGAACAAATCATGCATATGCCCCAACATATCTTAATTCAAAAGTTAACGGAACTTGAAAAAGAAAAAGAAAAATAA
- the spoIVB gene encoding SpoIVB peptidase: MKKDFLRKFIGGILLVSLIALGFAKPVHDYLSIPGDITLFEGQKLDFQANAVQVSAPVKETNIAVDQKGETLSLEAKRHGKDEMVLELAGFPVKKVDVNVLKDFKVRPGGQSIGVKLNTVGVLVVGHHQVQADAGRVSPGEKAGIRKGDIITEINGQQIEKMADVVPFVKQAGEDGKPLDVVIKRENEKIKTQLQPEKDVNENTYKLGLYIRDSAAGIGTMTFYHPQSKKYGALGHVISDMDTKKPIVVGDGQIVRSTVTSIEKGDKGNPGEKLARFSSDREVIGNIRRNSPFGIFGELNKDISNGIFDKPLPIALSHQVKEGPAKILTVVNNDEVNLFDIEIVSTIPQKFPATKGMVIKVTDPELLEKTGGIVQGMSGSPIIQEDKLVGAVTHVFVNDPTSGYGVHIEWMLNEAGIDIYEKPREQAS, from the coding sequence TTGAAAAAAGATTTTCTCAGAAAATTTATTGGTGGAATTCTCCTTGTTTCATTAATTGCTTTAGGATTTGCAAAACCAGTACATGATTATTTATCTATTCCAGGAGATATAACATTATTCGAGGGGCAAAAGCTTGACTTCCAGGCGAATGCAGTCCAAGTCTCAGCTCCCGTAAAAGAAACTAATATCGCAGTAGACCAAAAAGGCGAAACCTTGTCTCTAGAGGCAAAAAGGCACGGTAAGGATGAAATGGTCCTAGAACTAGCCGGGTTCCCCGTCAAAAAGGTCGATGTCAATGTCCTTAAGGATTTCAAGGTCAGGCCAGGCGGTCAATCAATAGGAGTGAAGCTGAATACGGTTGGTGTCCTTGTGGTCGGGCATCATCAGGTTCAAGCTGATGCTGGAAGAGTGTCACCAGGTGAAAAAGCAGGGATAAGAAAAGGCGATATTATCACAGAAATCAATGGACAGCAAATTGAAAAAATGGCGGACGTTGTCCCGTTTGTGAAGCAAGCCGGGGAAGACGGGAAGCCATTGGATGTTGTGATTAAGAGGGAAAATGAAAAAATCAAAACTCAACTCCAGCCAGAAAAGGATGTAAATGAAAACACCTATAAGCTTGGATTGTATATACGCGATTCAGCTGCAGGGATTGGAACAATGACTTTTTATCATCCTCAGTCAAAAAAATATGGAGCGCTGGGGCATGTCATTTCTGACATGGATACGAAAAAGCCTATCGTCGTAGGTGATGGGCAAATCGTAAGATCTACAGTAACTTCGATTGAAAAAGGCGATAAAGGCAATCCAGGGGAGAAGCTGGCCCGTTTTTCATCTGATCGAGAAGTAATTGGGAATATTAGAAGAAATAGTCCTTTTGGAATCTTTGGTGAACTGAACAAAGATATTTCAAATGGCATATTCGATAAACCTCTGCCAATTGCGCTTTCGCATCAAGTAAAAGAAGGCCCGGCAAAAATCTTGACTGTCGTGAACAATGACGAAGTAAACCTTTTTGATATAGAAATTGTCAGCACCATCCCTCAGAAGTTTCCAGCAACCAAGGGTATGGTCATAAAGGTAACAGACCCGGAACTGTTAGAAAAAACAGGTGGAATTGTCCAGGGAATGAGCGGAAGTCCCATCATCCAGGAAGATAAGCTAGTTGGGGCAGTAACCCACGTCTTTGTAAATGACCCAACAAGTGGATATGGAGTTCATATAGAATGGATGTTGAACGAAGCAGGCATAGATATTTACGAAAAACCAAGAGAGCAGGCAAGCTAA
- the recN gene encoding DNA repair protein RecN produces the protein MLNELSIRNFAIIESLSVSFNKGLTVLTGETGAGKSIIIDAIHLLVGGRGSAEFVRHGEGKAEIEGLFHLEGENHPSYGKVAEFGIEIEDAMIVLRRDISASGKSVCRINGKLVTIAVLREVGSTLIDIHDQHEHQELMDDAKHINLLDQFGSDEIMPALHEYQQVFRSFEQTQKKLKSLSENEQQMDHRLDLIQFQHDEILSADLKLNEDEELLEEKNKLGNFEKIYESIQTSYSALQGEQKGLDWIALVMDNLQNAADLDPDYKNVADTVANSFYMLEDAARTIRNDLDSLEYDPQRLIVIEDRLNEINQLKRKYGKTIEEILEYSSKIEEEIETLQNKEVHIGQMEKELASLKKDLRIEANNLTQTRRKWTKKLTKLIHKELKELYMEKTVFDLRIDPDSEHFHKSGADKVEFYISTNPGEPLKPLSKIASGGELSRIMLALKSIFSKHQGVTSIIFDEVDTGVSGRVAQSIAEKIYSVSTGSQVLCISHLPQVAAMADTHLYIAKVIKNGRTKTSVTPLSSSEKVKEIVRMISGVEVTDLTKQHAEELLKLAQNMKAIT, from the coding sequence TTGTTAAATGAATTATCGATACGAAACTTCGCAATAATTGAATCATTATCCGTTTCTTTTAATAAAGGTCTTACCGTACTAACTGGCGAAACTGGAGCTGGGAAATCCATCATCATTGATGCCATCCACCTGCTCGTGGGTGGAAGGGGTTCAGCAGAATTCGTCCGCCATGGCGAAGGTAAAGCTGAAATTGAAGGTTTATTCCATCTGGAAGGCGAAAATCATCCGAGTTACGGAAAAGTTGCAGAGTTTGGCATTGAAATTGAAGATGCCATGATTGTCTTGAGAAGAGATATTTCAGCGAGTGGAAAAAGCGTCTGCCGCATTAATGGGAAGCTTGTCACGATTGCAGTCCTGCGTGAGGTAGGTTCAACCTTGATTGATATTCATGACCAGCACGAGCACCAGGAATTGATGGATGACGCAAAGCATATCAATCTGCTTGACCAATTCGGATCAGATGAAATCATGCCTGCCCTTCATGAGTACCAGCAGGTTTTCCGGTCATTTGAACAAACACAGAAAAAACTCAAAAGCTTAAGTGAAAATGAACAGCAAATGGACCATAGACTTGATTTAATCCAGTTCCAGCATGATGAAATCCTCTCGGCAGACCTTAAGTTGAATGAGGATGAGGAGCTTCTTGAAGAGAAGAATAAGCTTGGCAACTTCGAAAAGATTTACGAAAGCATTCAGACCAGTTATTCAGCTTTGCAGGGCGAGCAAAAGGGCCTTGACTGGATTGCTTTGGTCATGGATAACCTGCAGAATGCAGCGGATCTGGATCCTGACTACAAAAATGTAGCTGACACAGTAGCAAACAGTTTTTATATGCTTGAAGATGCAGCGAGGACTATCAGGAATGATTTGGATTCCCTTGAGTATGACCCGCAGCGCTTGATTGTAATTGAGGACAGACTAAATGAAATCAATCAATTGAAGCGGAAATATGGGAAAACGATAGAAGAAATCCTTGAGTATTCCTCGAAAATCGAAGAAGAAATTGAGACGCTGCAAAATAAGGAAGTCCATATCGGCCAGATGGAGAAGGAGCTTGCGTCACTTAAGAAGGATTTGCGCATCGAGGCAAATAATCTGACTCAAACTCGCAGGAAATGGACCAAAAAGCTTACAAAATTAATTCATAAAGAACTTAAAGAGCTGTATATGGAAAAGACGGTATTCGACCTTAGAATCGACCCGGACTCTGAACATTTCCATAAAAGTGGTGCCGATAAGGTAGAATTTTATATCTCGACAAATCCAGGTGAACCTCTGAAGCCTTTGTCAAAAATTGCATCCGGAGGAGAACTTTCAAGGATCATGCTCGCCCTGAAGAGCATTTTCTCGAAACATCAGGGTGTCACTTCAATTATTTTCGATGAAGTGGACACAGGAGTAAGCGGCCGGGTTGCACAATCGATTGCAGAAAAAATTTACAGTGTGTCGACTGGATCTCAGGTTTTGTGTATTTCGCACTTGCCTCAAGTCGCTGCAATGGCCGATACCCACCTGTATATCGCAAAGGTTATAAAGAATGGAAGGACAAAAACCTCTGTCACTCCACTTTCTTCTTCTGAGAAGGTAAAGGAAATCGTCAGGATGATTTCAGGGGTTGAAGTTACTGACCTCACGAAACAGCATGCTGAAGAATTACTGAAGCTTGCACAGAATATGAAGGCCATTACATGA
- the spo0A gene encoding sporulation transcription factor Spo0A, translating to MNKIKVCVVDDNRELVGLLEEYISSQDDMEIVGVAHNDQECLEMLEDTDPDVLLLDIIMPHLDGLAVLERLREMKKGIIPNVIMLTAFGQEDVTKKAVDLGASYFILKPFDMEQLAGHIRQVSGKAKSVARKPSSSINYGRSNAEQKPKNLDASITSIIHEIGVPAHIKGYMYLREAISMVYNDIELLGSITKVLYPDIAKKFNTTASRVERAIRHAIEVAWSRGNIDSISSLFGYTVSMSKAKPTNSEFIAMVADKLRLEHKAS from the coding sequence GTGAACAAAATTAAAGTATGCGTAGTTGATGACAACAGAGAATTAGTAGGTCTTCTTGAGGAATACATTTCCTCTCAGGATGATATGGAGATTGTTGGAGTTGCCCATAATGACCAGGAATGTTTAGAAATGCTTGAAGATACAGATCCTGATGTTTTGCTTTTAGATATTATTATGCCGCACCTGGATGGACTGGCGGTCCTGGAGAGACTCCGTGAAATGAAGAAGGGCATCATTCCAAATGTAATCATGCTGACTGCGTTTGGTCAGGAAGATGTAACCAAGAAAGCTGTAGACCTTGGGGCATCCTATTTCATTCTGAAGCCGTTTGATATGGAGCAATTAGCAGGTCATATCCGTCAGGTTAGCGGCAAGGCAAAATCAGTAGCACGTAAGCCATCGTCATCAATCAATTATGGCAGATCAAATGCGGAACAAAAGCCTAAAAACCTTGATGCAAGCATTACGAGCATCATTCATGAAATTGGCGTCCCTGCACATATTAAAGGATATATGTACTTGCGTGAAGCTATTTCAATGGTGTATAACGATATTGAACTACTTGGCTCGATCACAAAAGTCCTCTATCCAGATATTGCCAAGAAATTCAATACAACGGCAAGCCGCGTAGAACGTGCAATCCGCCATGCGATTGAAGTAGCGTGGAGCAGAGGGAATATTGATTCCATTTCCTCGTTGTTTGGATATACTGTTTCAATGTCAAAGGCAAAGCCGACAAATTCCGAATTCATCGCCATGGTCGCTGACAAGCTTCGTCTGGAGCATAAAGCTTCTTGA
- the dxs gene encoding 1-deoxy-D-xylulose-5-phosphate synthase yields the protein MDLLSIKDPSFLKNLSNKELEELSGEIRQFLIEKLSVTGGHIGPNLGVVELTIALHKCFDSPKDKFLWDVDHQSYVHKILTGRACQFDTLRQHKGLCGFPKMIESEHDVWETDHSSTSLSAAMGMAIARDLKKEDSHIVPVIGDGALTGGMALEALNHIGHEKKKLIVILNDNEMSIAPNVGALHNVLGRLRTAGKYHWVKDELEYLLKKVPAIGGQLAATAERIKDSLKYLFVSGIFFEELGFTYLGPVDDHDYDDLFENLAYAKKQEGPVLLHVITKKGKGYNPAENDKIGTWHGTGPYKMETGDFVKPDSSPPAWSKLVSETVRKIARTDERIVAVTPAMPVGSKLEGFASEFPDRMIDVGIAEQHATTFAAGLATQNMKPFLAIYSTFLQRAYDQVVHDICRQNLNVFIGIDRAGLVGADGETHQGVFDIAFLRHLPNMVLMMPKDENEGQHMVYTALKYDEGPIAMRYPRGNGLGVPMDEELKEVPIGTWEVLREGEDAAILTFGTTIPMAIEAAEILGKQGISVKVVNTRFIKPLDEKMLVGILNENMPILTIEEAVLQGGFGSFVLETAHDLGYQHVDIDRMGIPDQFIEHGSVDKLLEEIGMTTEDVVLRMQKLARQKQKRA from the coding sequence ATGGATCTTTTATCAATAAAAGACCCTTCCTTCTTAAAGAACCTTTCGAATAAGGAATTGGAAGAGTTAAGCGGGGAGATTCGGCAGTTTTTAATTGAAAAACTATCGGTTACAGGCGGACACATAGGACCTAACCTTGGTGTTGTTGAATTAACGATTGCCCTTCATAAATGTTTTGACAGCCCCAAGGATAAATTTCTTTGGGATGTTGACCATCAATCATACGTACATAAAATCCTAACCGGAAGAGCATGCCAATTTGATACGTTAAGGCAGCATAAAGGACTGTGCGGTTTTCCAAAGATGATTGAAAGTGAGCATGATGTCTGGGAGACTGACCATAGTTCAACTTCACTATCTGCTGCAATGGGAATGGCGATTGCCCGTGACCTGAAAAAGGAAGATTCCCATATCGTTCCGGTTATCGGTGATGGTGCCCTAACAGGAGGCATGGCTTTAGAGGCCTTGAATCACATCGGGCATGAAAAGAAGAAGCTGATTGTCATTTTGAATGATAACGAAATGTCGATCGCTCCTAATGTCGGCGCATTGCATAATGTGCTTGGCCGCCTTCGGACAGCTGGTAAGTACCATTGGGTAAAAGATGAACTTGAATACTTATTAAAAAAGGTTCCGGCTATTGGCGGTCAGCTCGCGGCGACTGCCGAAAGAATCAAGGACAGCTTAAAATATCTGTTTGTATCAGGCATCTTTTTCGAGGAATTAGGATTTACTTATCTCGGACCGGTAGATGACCATGATTACGACGACCTGTTTGAAAACCTAGCATATGCCAAAAAACAGGAAGGGCCTGTATTGTTGCATGTGATTACGAAAAAAGGCAAGGGATATAACCCGGCTGAAAATGATAAAATAGGCACTTGGCATGGAACCGGTCCTTATAAAATGGAAACTGGTGATTTTGTAAAGCCAGATTCCTCACCACCAGCCTGGAGTAAGCTAGTTAGTGAGACAGTCAGGAAAATCGCGAGGACAGACGAACGTATTGTTGCTGTAACACCTGCTATGCCTGTTGGTTCAAAGCTTGAGGGTTTTGCGAGCGAATTTCCTGACAGGATGATCGATGTCGGGATTGCTGAACAGCATGCGACTACTTTTGCAGCTGGACTGGCAACGCAAAATATGAAACCATTCTTGGCAATCTATTCGACCTTCTTGCAGCGGGCATATGATCAGGTGGTCCATGATATTTGCCGCCAGAACTTGAATGTGTTCATTGGAATTGACCGTGCCGGACTTGTTGGTGCTGACGGTGAAACTCACCAAGGAGTATTTGATATCGCCTTTTTAAGGCACTTGCCTAATATGGTATTGATGATGCCGAAAGATGAAAATGAAGGACAACATATGGTATACACGGCCCTAAAGTATGACGAAGGCCCGATTGCGATGCGTTATCCACGAGGCAATGGGTTGGGTGTGCCAATGGATGAAGAGTTGAAAGAAGTCCCGATTGGTACATGGGAAGTGCTTCGTGAAGGTGAAGACGCAGCCATCCTGACATTCGGAACGACAATTCCGATGGCAATCGAGGCAGCAGAGATCCTTGGTAAGCAAGGCATATCTGTAAAAGTCGTCAATACCCGTTTTATCAAGCCTCTTGATGAAAAGATGCTTGTGGGCATCCTGAATGAAAACATGCCGATTCTTACAATTGAGGAAGCTGTGCTTCAAGGTGGATTCGGCAGCTTCGTGCTTGAAACAGCGCATGATCTCGGCTATCAGCATGTCGATATCGACAGGATGGGAATTCCGGATCAGTTCATTGAGCATGGCAGTGTCGATAAGCTTCTTGAGGAAATTGGAATGACAACAGAAGATGTCGTCTTGCGAATGCAGAAGCTTGCGAGACAGAAACAAAAAAGGGCGTAG
- a CDS encoding TlyA family RNA methyltransferase: protein MKIKKERLDVLLVERGLSETREKAKRTIMAGLVYSNETRLDKPGEKVSSDIPLTVKGNALPYVSRGGLKLEKALKVFNLDVQGKTLLDIGASTGGFTDCALQNGAEMSYALDVGYNQLAWKLRQDERVVVMERTNFRYVKPEDLMKGMPNFASIDVSFISLRLILPVLKTLLVTGGDIVALVKPQFEAGREQVGKKGIVRDRKVHEQVLDRIISFSLAEGYDVIDLSYSPITGGDGNIEFLLHLQWNNNVDEVGRQLLKTKPEAVVTEAHNELKSKQTSEEE from the coding sequence ATGAAAATCAAAAAAGAACGATTAGATGTACTGCTTGTTGAACGCGGTCTTTCCGAAACAAGGGAAAAGGCCAAACGGACAATCATGGCGGGGCTCGTCTACTCCAATGAAACTCGACTGGATAAGCCTGGTGAAAAGGTTAGCAGTGACATCCCCTTGACTGTAAAAGGGAATGCTCTCCCATACGTAAGCCGTGGAGGTTTGAAGCTAGAAAAGGCACTGAAGGTATTCAACCTCGATGTCCAGGGCAAAACGCTGCTGGATATCGGAGCTTCGACTGGCGGCTTTACCGATTGTGCTCTTCAAAATGGCGCTGAAATGTCCTATGCCCTGGATGTCGGCTACAACCAACTTGCCTGGAAGCTGCGACAGGATGAACGTGTCGTCGTGATGGAGCGGACAAACTTCCGCTATGTCAAACCGGAGGACCTCATGAAAGGGATGCCGAATTTCGCAAGCATCGATGTATCTTTCATATCACTCCGGCTGATATTGCCTGTCTTAAAAACCTTGCTGGTAACAGGCGGGGATATCGTCGCTCTCGTTAAGCCGCAATTTGAGGCTGGGAGAGAACAAGTCGGCAAAAAAGGCATCGTCCGTGACAGGAAGGTCCACGAACAAGTGTTGGACAGGATCATATCTTTTTCATTAGCGGAGGGCTATGATGTCATCGACTTAAGCTACTCGCCAATCACTGGCGGTGATGGCAATATCGAATTCCTGCTTCATCTTCAGTGGAACAACAACGTAGATGAGGTAGGCAGGCAGCTGTTGAAAACCAAGCCCGAAGCAGTCGTAACAGAAGCGCATAATGAACTGAAATCAAAGCAAACTAGCGAGGAAGAATAG